In Mycobacterium sp. ITM-2016-00317, the genomic window ATGGCGCTGCTCGAGCGGCGGGGGATCGGCCACTGGGCATCCTTCACCGATCTGGTCGCCGACTGCCAGGCCCCGATCGAGATCGTGGGGCGCTTCCTGGCGCTGCTCGAGTTGTACCGGGCCAGGGCGGTAGCATTCGAGCAACCAGAACCGCTTGGTGTGCTCCAGATTTCGTGGACCGGAGAGCGGCCTAACAGCCAACAGTTGGCGACCGCGGACGCGGAATAGAAAAGACTATGACAGAAGACATCTCGACCGGCACCGAGCTTGACGACGCAGAGCCCGGTGAGGTCACCGACGCCGAGCTGGACGACGCCGAACTGGACGCGGTGCTGGAGGCGTTGCTGCTGGTGGTGGACACCCCGGTCACCGTTGACGCGCTCTGCACCGCCACCGAGCAGCCGCCCGCCCGGGTCACCGAACGGCTGCGGCTTCTCGCGGCCGGGCTGGCCGCCCGCGACAGCGGTATCGACCTGCGCGAGGCCGCAGGCGGCTGGCGGATGTACACCCGCTCCAAGTACGCCCCCTACGTCGAGAAACTGCTCCTCGACGGGGCGCGGTCCAAGCTGACCCGCGCCGCGTTGGAGACCCTCGCGGTGGTGGCCTACCGTCAGCCCGTCACCCGGGCCAGGGTCAGCGCGGTCCGCGGCGTCAACGTCGACGCCGTGATGCGCACACTGATGGCCCGCGGGCTGATCACCGAGGCGGGCAACGACCCCGACTCCGGTGCGGTGACCTTCGCCACCACCGAGCTGTTCCTCGAGCGGCTCGGGCTGACGTCGCTGACCGACCTGCCCGACATCGCACCCCTACTTCCCGACGTCGACGTGATCGACGACATCAGCGAAAACCTCAGTGAGGAGCCACGTTTCATGAAGCTCAACGGCACATCGGCGCCGCAGGCGCCGGCGGCCATCGACGTGGATCAGGACTGAACCATGACCGAAAACGAAGGAATACGGCTGCAGAAGGTGCTGTCGCAGGCGGGCATCGCCTCACGACGGGTCGCCGAGAAGATGATCCGCGACGGCCGGGTGGAGGTCGACGATCAGATCGTCACCGAACAGGGCACCCGGGTGGATCCCACGGTCTCGGTGATCCGGGTCGACGGCGCCCGCATCGCGGTCGACGACACCCTGGTGCACCTGGCGATCAACAAGCCGCGCGGCATGCACTCCACGATGTCCGACGATCGGGGCCGGCCCTGTGTCGGTGACCTGGTCGAGCACCGCGTGCGAGGCAACAAGAAGCTCTTCCACGTCGGTCGCCTGGACGCCGACACCGAAGGTCTGCTGCTGCTGACCAACGACGGGGAACTGGCCCACCGGTTGATGCACCCGTCCTACGAGGTGCCCAAGGCCTACGTCGCCACCGTGCTCGGCTCGGTGCCCCGTGGGCTGGGCCGCAAGCTGCGCGACGGGATCGAACTCGAGGACGGGCCGGTGCGCCTCGACGACTTCGCGGTGGTCGACACCCTGCCCGGCCGGACGCTGGTGCGGGTGACCCTGCACGAGGGCCGCAAGCGCATCGTGCGCAGGCTGCTGGCCAAGGTGGGTTTCCCGGTGCAGGAGCTGGTGCGCACCGACATCGGCCCGGTCAGCCTCGGCGATCAGCGCCCGGGCAGCATCCGGGCGTTGAACCAGAAGGAGATCGGCGAGTTGTACAAGGCGGTCGGGTTGTGACACCGTCCCTGGTGATTGCCATCGACGGGCCCGCGGGCACCGGAAAGTCCACCGTGGCAAGGGGTTTGGCGACAGCGCTGCATGCGCGCTACCTGGACACGGGTGCGATGTACCGGATCGTCACCTTGGGCGTGCTGCGAGCCGGGGTCGACCTCGCCGACGCCGCGGCGATCGGCGCGGTCGCGCAGGACATCGAGCTGGCGGTCGGCAGCGACCCTGCCGAGGACCGCTCCTACCTGTCCGGTGAGGACGTCTCGGCCGAGATCCGCGGGGACGCGGTCACCAAAGCCGTCTCGGCGGTCTCGGCGGTACCCGCGGTGCGCACCCGGCTGGTCGCACTGCAGCGTGAATTGGCCTCGGCGCCGGGCAATGTCGTCGTCGAAGGCCGCGACATCGGCACCGTGGTGCTGCCCGACGCGGACGTCAAGATCTTCCTGACCGCATCGGCGGAGGAGCGCGCACGGCGCCGCAACGACCAGAACGTCGCCGCGGGGCTACCCGGCGACTACGAGGCGGTGCTCGCCGACGTCAAGCGCCGCGACCATCTGGACTCCACGCGCGCGGTGTCGCCGCTGCGTGCCGCCGACGATGCGGTGGTGGTCGACACCAGCGCCATGAACCAGGCCGAGGTCGTCACCTACCTGACCGAGCTCGTCGAGCAGAAAGCGAGTGTGACGCGATGAGCGAGGACGGCACCTGGTCGGACGAAAGTGACTGGGAGGTCGGGGCCGACGAGGTCGCCGACGCGATCGAGGAAGTCTCCGCCCCGCCGCCGGTGGTGGCGGTGGTCGGCAGGCCCAACGTCGGCAAGTCCACTCTGGTCAACCGGATCCTCGGCCGGCGCGAAGCGGTGGTGCAGGACATTCCGGGCGTGACCCGGGACCGGGTGTCCTACGACGCCAGCTGGTCCGGTCAGCGGTTCGTGGTCCAGGACACCGGCGGGTGGGAACCCGACGCCAAGGGCCTGCAGCAGCTCGTGGCCGAGCAGGCATCGGTGGCGATGCGCACCGCCGACGCGATCATCTTCGTCGTCGACGCGGTGGTGGGCGCCACCGCCGCAGACGAAGCGGCGGCAAAGTTGTTGCAGCGCTC contains:
- the scpB gene encoding SMC-Scp complex subunit ScpB, encoding MTEDISTGTELDDAEPGEVTDAELDDAELDAVLEALLLVVDTPVTVDALCTATEQPPARVTERLRLLAAGLAARDSGIDLREAAGGWRMYTRSKYAPYVEKLLLDGARSKLTRAALETLAVVAYRQPVTRARVSAVRGVNVDAVMRTLMARGLITEAGNDPDSGAVTFATTELFLERLGLTSLTDLPDIAPLLPDVDVIDDISENLSEEPRFMKLNGTSAPQAPAAIDVDQD
- a CDS encoding pseudouridine synthase, encoding MTENEGIRLQKVLSQAGIASRRVAEKMIRDGRVEVDDQIVTEQGTRVDPTVSVIRVDGARIAVDDTLVHLAINKPRGMHSTMSDDRGRPCVGDLVEHRVRGNKKLFHVGRLDADTEGLLLLTNDGELAHRLMHPSYEVPKAYVATVLGSVPRGLGRKLRDGIELEDGPVRLDDFAVVDTLPGRTLVRVTLHEGRKRIVRRLLAKVGFPVQELVRTDIGPVSLGDQRPGSIRALNQKEIGELYKAVGL
- the cmk gene encoding (d)CMP kinase encodes the protein MTPSLVIAIDGPAGTGKSTVARGLATALHARYLDTGAMYRIVTLGVLRAGVDLADAAAIGAVAQDIELAVGSDPAEDRSYLSGEDVSAEIRGDAVTKAVSAVSAVPAVRTRLVALQRELASAPGNVVVEGRDIGTVVLPDADVKIFLTASAEERARRRNDQNVAAGLPGDYEAVLADVKRRDHLDSTRAVSPLRAADDAVVVDTSAMNQAEVVTYLTELVEQKASVTR